A region from the Halobacillus mangrovi genome encodes:
- a CDS encoding 7-cyano-7-deazaguanine synthase has product MPNNVLWTGGWDSTYRVLNLVLDQKKTIQPYYVLDPVRPSTEMELKTMERIKRLMNEFDPGAEERVLETIEIRKDEIPLNPDFTKEYEKLQKEFRLGDQYDWLGRYAESVNMDTLELSVHHDDKVQGMIKDDVIKIEDGEDFYYRVVDNPSHPAFVIFQKYRFPLLEITKLGMEEKAKERGYAHIMEETWFCHTPKKTGEPCGLCNPCKYTQEEGLGRRIPEPTRFEKIRYFLFKVNRRIKKMVK; this is encoded by the coding sequence ATGCCTAATAATGTACTTTGGACCGGTGGGTGGGACTCCACATACCGTGTATTGAACTTAGTATTGGATCAGAAAAAGACCATCCAGCCCTATTACGTGCTCGATCCCGTTCGTCCATCAACGGAAATGGAATTGAAGACAATGGAAAGAATCAAACGGCTGATGAATGAATTCGATCCAGGAGCAGAAGAGCGTGTGCTCGAGACCATTGAGATTAGAAAAGACGAAATCCCGTTGAATCCAGACTTTACGAAAGAATATGAAAAACTGCAAAAGGAATTCCGGTTAGGCGATCAATATGACTGGCTCGGTCGATATGCTGAATCTGTGAATATGGATACCCTGGAATTATCCGTCCACCATGACGATAAAGTGCAAGGCATGATTAAGGACGATGTAATTAAGATCGAAGACGGTGAGGACTTTTATTATAGAGTCGTAGACAATCCATCTCATCCGGCATTCGTCATTTTCCAGAAATACCGCTTTCCGCTTCTGGAAATTACAAAGCTTGGTATGGAAGAAAAAGCAAAAGAACGGGGCTACGCTCACATCATGGAAGAAACCTGGTTCTGTCATACGCCTAAGAAGACAGGCGAGCCGTGCGGATTGTGTAATCCGTGTAAATACACCCAGGAGGAAGGGCTAGGACGTCGAATTCCTGAACCGACACGTTTCGAAAAAATCCGTTACTTCCTTTTCAAAGTGAACCGCCGCATCAAAAAAATGGTCAAATAA
- a CDS encoding PIG-L deacetylase family protein — protein sequence MKRKLLKMAMPVISPANQLIISNYYRDQRPLTELKEKRVLLLAPHVDDETIGAGGTLMKHAEMGAQTHVAFLTDGSGSFTKGSRKDLVEARKQEASLVKEMLGLSSIDFFNAKDGQLKSEGATLEWVKRKIEEIEPDVIYAPVFVDCHPDHIATAKLVRDALEDVYLDPVIRLYEINTLLPKEEINCIVDITSYREQKKQVINVFESQTIDFDGFLALESLKRNLFGKKGVEAVETFLELTYEELKSRFDRLDGKYRYNEHFKQVNKEATLLYAMFKNLKFKKKAYEESRS from the coding sequence ATGAAACGAAAACTATTAAAGATGGCAATGCCGGTCATTTCACCTGCCAATCAACTTATCATCAGTAATTATTATAGAGATCAGCGTCCCCTGACTGAACTTAAGGAAAAGCGAGTGCTGCTGCTCGCCCCTCACGTCGACGATGAAACCATCGGCGCAGGCGGCACCCTTATGAAGCATGCAGAAATGGGGGCACAAACCCACGTCGCTTTTCTCACCGACGGCTCTGGCAGCTTTACGAAAGGATCAAGAAAAGATCTCGTCGAAGCTAGAAAACAGGAAGCCTCACTTGTTAAAGAAATGCTCGGCCTGTCATCGATCGACTTTTTCAATGCTAAGGACGGCCAGCTAAAAAGCGAAGGGGCAACGCTGGAATGGGTGAAACGAAAAATCGAAGAGATCGAGCCGGATGTTATCTATGCACCGGTCTTTGTCGATTGTCACCCTGACCATATCGCAACAGCGAAACTCGTCCGCGACGCACTTGAAGATGTGTATCTGGATCCAGTGATCCGCTTATATGAGATCAACACTCTCTTGCCTAAAGAGGAAATCAACTGCATTGTTGACATCACATCTTATCGCGAACAGAAAAAACAAGTCATTAATGTATTCGAATCCCAGACCATCGATTTTGACGGTTTTTTAGCACTTGAAAGTCTGAAACGTAATCTTTTCGGTAAGAAAGGCGTAGAAGCCGTCGAAACATTCCTCGAGCTAACGTATGAGGAATTGAAATCTCGTTTCGATCGATTGGATGGAAAATACCGCTATAATGAGCACTTTAAGCAAGTGAACAAAGAGGCGACGTTGTTATATGCAATGTTCAAAAACTTGAAGTTCAAAAAGAAAGCGTATGAAGAAAGCCGTTCGTGA
- a CDS encoding GNAT family N-acetyltransferase, whose product MTIRRYQQGDEAQIQSLFHKTFHTERGQNVWRWKFIENPKQERPFILVWDEDGQILGHISLWVSDAYINGEKKKVGLRVDTMVDPDARGKGIYKQLNKALLEEAKADDIAYLYGFPAPKAKELFVRYTEATHLTDMPRYVFIQHPVALLASKLAPLKLFKPLDGVFEKLKRPSFSSDKRLQVKKVTHCDERFDELAKKTSTQEEAALIRDADYLNWRYHDHPVNKYTMAAVYDHDELKGYVVTKLTEGKFKNGLIIDWLAVDEDSVWETLLEAAFHHLSEADLIQSWQLSHTIGAEVLKKHNFTHKDSPMPLVGKEVVPDTAFMNDVKSWMITMGDVDSF is encoded by the coding sequence ATGACGATCCGACGATACCAACAAGGGGATGAAGCACAAATTCAGTCCCTTTTTCATAAAACTTTTCACACCGAACGCGGACAAAATGTCTGGCGGTGGAAATTCATCGAAAATCCGAAGCAGGAAAGACCTTTTATTCTTGTCTGGGATGAAGACGGTCAAATCCTGGGTCATATCAGCCTATGGGTTTCCGATGCTTATATAAATGGAGAAAAAAAGAAAGTCGGCCTACGTGTCGATACAATGGTCGACCCTGATGCCCGCGGCAAAGGCATTTATAAACAATTGAACAAAGCCTTGCTTGAAGAAGCCAAGGCCGATGATATCGCTTATTTGTACGGATTTCCTGCACCAAAGGCGAAAGAATTGTTCGTACGGTACACAGAGGCGACACATTTGACCGATATGCCGCGTTATGTCTTTATCCAGCATCCTGTCGCGCTTTTGGCATCAAAGCTTGCTCCTCTGAAATTATTTAAGCCTTTGGATGGAGTTTTTGAAAAGCTGAAGCGCCCTAGCTTTTCTTCCGATAAGCGTCTTCAGGTGAAAAAAGTCACTCATTGTGATGAGCGTTTTGACGAGCTTGCCAAAAAAACATCCACGCAAGAGGAAGCAGCGCTCATACGTGATGCTGATTATTTAAACTGGCGCTATCACGACCATCCAGTTAACAAATATACGATGGCAGCTGTTTATGATCATGACGAACTTAAGGGCTACGTCGTCACGAAACTCACTGAAGGTAAATTCAAAAACGGTCTGATCATCGACTGGCTGGCTGTCGATGAAGATTCTGTGTGGGAAACACTTCTTGAAGCAGCCTTCCATCACCTTTCGGAAGCTGACCTTATTCAATCCTGGCAGCTTTCTCATACGATCGGCGCTGAGGTGCTGAAGAAGCATAATTTCACCCACAAAGATAGTCCTATGCCGCTCGTCGGTAAAGAAGTCGTGCCGGATACTGCGTTTATGAATGACGTCAAGAGCTGGATGATTACCATGGGCGACGTCGATTCATTTTAA
- the murJ gene encoding murein biosynthesis integral membrane protein MurJ, translated as MSRLKTTAIWITMLALVLKLVGFVRESVIAREFGATDYTDGFILAFTFVTLIKTLIKNGFNSVFLPEYKKNQRENPEEADRNANSMLNYTIVILLIFTVACYFLTPYIVQIYGSMTETTEMVAIKMTKIFFLFTLIIGLTSVLESYLQAVRSFVPTQIVNLLGAVMATLFILLFADQMGIYSIAYGFITGLAIGLLIQIYYLYKYGYRWTLTFNINRQFAKAFFILLVPAVLHSSVGHINVFVNKMFASGTVSGAVTYLNNSSLLMSIPSAIFQTTIVAIIFTLMSEQSGNKEKFKNTLYMGYQVGLLALMPLAIGLFLVAEQAISFIFERGAYSAEDTANTVTVLYMYIPLIVTQGLIMIPIKAMYAIGATKKLLMISSTTIILNVVFNYLFLIPFGYPGLALSSSAVSMYYIFFVTYAIYKEMPAGEWKRLITLFIKVAIPTAFMAVPVLLVEYFTPIQELYSLFQLMILVPIGAVTYVAGLYVFYREGFNKLMEFARRKSKKA; from the coding sequence ATGTCGAGATTAAAAACTACCGCAATCTGGATTACGATGCTCGCACTTGTGCTCAAGCTCGTCGGCTTCGTCCGAGAGAGTGTCATTGCGAGAGAATTCGGAGCGACTGATTATACGGATGGATTCATTCTTGCCTTTACCTTTGTCACGCTAATTAAGACATTAATTAAGAATGGATTTAACTCGGTATTTTTACCTGAATATAAGAAAAACCAACGCGAGAATCCGGAAGAGGCGGACCGCAATGCCAACAGCATGTTGAACTATACGATCGTCATTCTGCTGATCTTTACCGTGGCATGCTACTTTTTAACGCCTTATATCGTTCAAATCTATGGATCGATGACAGAGACTACAGAGATGGTCGCGATCAAGATGACGAAGATCTTCTTCCTGTTCACTTTGATTATCGGACTGACGAGCGTACTCGAGTCCTACCTGCAAGCGGTGAGAAGCTTTGTTCCTACGCAGATTGTCAATCTGCTTGGTGCCGTAATGGCAACGTTGTTCATCTTGCTTTTTGCCGACCAGATGGGCATTTACAGTATTGCTTACGGGTTCATAACAGGACTCGCCATCGGACTCTTGATTCAAATTTATTACTTATACAAGTACGGCTATCGCTGGACACTGACTTTCAACATTAACCGTCAGTTCGCGAAAGCCTTTTTCATTCTATTAGTTCCGGCGGTTTTACACTCTTCTGTCGGACACATTAACGTATTTGTTAACAAAATGTTCGCATCCGGAACAGTGAGCGGCGCCGTTACGTATTTGAATAACTCTTCGCTATTAATGAGTATTCCGAGTGCGATTTTCCAAACGACGATTGTAGCCATTATTTTCACTTTGATGTCTGAGCAAAGCGGGAATAAAGAAAAGTTCAAAAATACGCTTTATATGGGGTATCAGGTTGGATTACTTGCGTTGATGCCCCTGGCGATCGGACTTTTCCTCGTAGCAGAACAGGCGATTTCGTTCATCTTTGAACGAGGTGCCTACTCAGCGGAGGACACCGCCAATACGGTCACAGTGCTTTATATGTATATTCCTTTGATTGTGACGCAAGGGTTGATCATGATCCCAATCAAAGCTATGTACGCGATTGGTGCAACGAAAAAGCTCTTAATGATTAGTTCAACAACGATTATTTTGAATGTCGTGTTTAACTACTTATTCCTGATTCCGTTCGGCTATCCTGGACTTGCGTTATCTAGTTCAGCTGTGTCCATGTATTATATATTTTTTGTAACCTATGCGATTTACAAGGAGATGCCTGCTGGTGAATGGAAGCGGCTCATTACTCTCTTTATAAAAGTTGCGATCCCAACAGCTTTCATGGCTGTACCGGTCCTGCTGGTAGAGTATTTCACGCCGATCCAGGAATTGTATTCCTTGTTCCAGCTCATGATCCTTGTTCCGATCGGAGCGGTTACGTATGTCGCAGGGCTGTACGTGTTTTACAGAGAAGGATTTAATAAGCTGATGGAATTTGCCCGTCGTAAAAGTAAAAAAGCTTAA
- a CDS encoding cyclase family protein → MKMIDVTAPVYEGMPVYKNKPEKQPKINTNTNGHVTESRMEIDVHTGTHIDAPLHMKNDGETFESISLEKLVGNVKVFDLTDVEDGITKADIEGFDIQEGDFIFFKTKNSFEDEFNFEFIFLKQDGAEYLAEKKINGVGIDALGIERSQPEHPTHKALFNADVIVIEGLRLKDVEPKSYHMVAAPLKLVGTDAAPARVLLFENE, encoded by the coding sequence ATGAAAATGATTGATGTCACAGCCCCTGTATATGAAGGGATGCCTGTTTACAAAAACAAACCTGAAAAACAGCCGAAAATCAACACGAACACCAATGGTCACGTTACAGAATCCCGCATGGAAATCGACGTTCACACTGGAACGCATATTGATGCCCCGCTACATATGAAAAACGACGGGGAAACGTTCGAATCAATTTCACTTGAAAAGCTTGTCGGGAACGTAAAGGTATTCGACCTGACGGATGTTGAAGACGGCATTACAAAAGCGGATATTGAAGGCTTTGATATTCAAGAAGGAGACTTCATCTTCTTCAAGACGAAAAACTCCTTTGAAGATGAGTTCAACTTCGAATTCATTTTCTTAAAACAGGATGGAGCCGAGTACTTAGCCGAGAAAAAAATCAATGGAGTCGGTATCGACGCGCTTGGCATTGAGCGCAGTCAGCCTGAACACCCGACTCACAAAGCGCTATTCAACGCAGACGTCATTGTCATTGAAGGTCTTCGCTTGAAAGATGTAGAACCGAAGAGCTATCACATGGTGGCTGCTCCTCTTAAGCTTGTCGGTACAGATGCAGCGCCGGCACGTGTTCTTTTGTTCGAAAATGAATAA
- a CDS encoding glycerophosphodiester phosphodiesterase gives MKKVFSLVCTTVVLASLMFLSPKPSLAASAAELEPITEVAVVAHRGASGYAPEHTLEAYKQAITMKADYVEFDLQMTKDGELVVLHDTTLDRTTNAEEIFPERAPWSVRDFTLEEIKMLDAGSWFNEVYPDYSKNKYEGLEIPTLQEALDFVDQFAKGNVGVYIETKAPDVYPGMEEKLVSILEENQTFENRSVILQSFSSASLQKLDGMVSEDVPLVQLMGSAPEEESELNAAFDEIQEYADGLGPNQKLVDPTFMEAAHERHLIVHPYTVNTKENMKHLLSLGVDGMFTNYSDQLYDLLKKTGKEKAFEQN, from the coding sequence ATGAAAAAAGTATTTTCGTTGGTTTGTACTACTGTCGTACTAGCTTCTCTAATGTTTCTGAGCCCAAAACCAAGTCTTGCAGCTTCGGCAGCAGAATTAGAGCCAATCACTGAGGTCGCTGTGGTTGCTCACCGCGGCGCGTCCGGGTATGCACCTGAGCACACACTTGAAGCCTACAAACAAGCGATTACCATGAAAGCGGACTATGTAGAATTTGACTTGCAAATGACAAAGGATGGAGAGCTGGTTGTTCTTCATGATACTACACTTGATCGGACTACAAATGCAGAAGAAATATTCCCTGAAAGAGCGCCATGGTCTGTAAGAGATTTCACCCTTGAAGAAATTAAAATGCTTGATGCAGGATCATGGTTTAATGAGGTTTATCCAGACTATTCAAAGAACAAATATGAAGGATTGGAAATCCCTACCCTTCAAGAAGCTCTTGATTTTGTAGATCAATTCGCTAAAGGAAATGTAGGAGTTTACATAGAAACAAAAGCTCCAGATGTCTACCCCGGAATGGAAGAGAAACTCGTGAGTATTTTAGAAGAAAATCAAACGTTTGAGAACAGAAGTGTCATTCTTCAATCGTTTAGTTCTGCTAGTCTTCAAAAATTGGACGGTATGGTTTCGGAGGATGTACCTCTCGTCCAACTCATGGGCTCTGCCCCTGAGGAAGAAAGCGAACTGAATGCAGCTTTCGATGAAATTCAAGAGTATGCGGATGGCTTAGGCCCTAATCAGAAACTCGTTGACCCAACCTTCATGGAAGCTGCACACGAACGCCACCTCATTGTTCATCCTTACACTGTAAACACAAAAGAAAATATGAAACATCTTCTTTCCCTTGGTGTAGATGGTATGTTTACGAATTACTCTGATCAATTATATGACCTTCTAAAGAAGACGGGTAAAGAAAAAGCTTTCGAACAAAACTAG
- a CDS encoding aminoglycoside adenylyltransferase domain-containing protein: protein MTNWNTSSSDVKTFVSKLVKGTKSILKEDFIGFYLHGSLALGGFNAKTSDVDVLVITHKEMSVKIKRQLARLCLNLSHQPFPLEISVLTINQLTNWKHPSLFDFHYSELWRERYQEDLDKGACQYINEDQGKDPDLAAHLTITTFRGICIEGPPIHNVFPSVPTSHYVSSILQDYQGCLENIEDDPVYSVLNIIRVYRYLKAGKILSKQEAGEWGEKVLPVHLNSTVHKALHSYKSGEKSIFDKKEHIIFRNDMSRKIEKLSYDNNEV, encoded by the coding sequence ATGACTAATTGGAACACCTCCTCTTCTGATGTGAAAACGTTTGTTTCAAAACTAGTAAAGGGTACGAAATCAATTCTAAAAGAAGACTTCATCGGTTTTTACCTGCACGGTTCATTAGCTCTTGGTGGTTTCAATGCTAAAACTAGTGATGTAGATGTGCTGGTGATTACACATAAAGAGATGTCTGTCAAAATCAAAAGACAATTGGCCCGGCTATGTTTAAATCTATCTCATCAACCTTTTCCTTTAGAAATTAGTGTGTTGACAATAAATCAGCTGACAAATTGGAAACATCCTTCCCTGTTCGATTTCCATTACAGTGAATTGTGGAGAGAACGATACCAAGAAGATCTAGACAAGGGGGCGTGCCAATACATAAATGAGGACCAAGGAAAAGATCCAGACCTGGCTGCGCACCTAACGATAACGACCTTTAGGGGAATCTGTATAGAAGGACCTCCTATTCATAATGTATTTCCTTCCGTTCCAACATCTCACTACGTATCTTCCATCCTGCAAGATTATCAAGGATGTTTGGAAAACATAGAGGATGACCCGGTTTATAGCGTATTAAATATCATCAGAGTCTACAGGTACTTAAAAGCAGGAAAGATCCTTTCAAAACAAGAAGCAGGAGAGTGGGGGGAAAAGGTTTTGCCTGTCCACCTGAATTCAACGGTTCATAAAGCCCTCCATAGTTATAAAAGCGGGGAAAAGTCCATTTTTGATAAGAAAGAGCATATAATTTTTAGAAATGATATGAGTAGAAAGATTGAAAAGTTAAGCTATGATAACAATGAGGTTTAA
- a CDS encoding DUF1697 domain-containing protein has translation MANYIAFLRGINVGGHNKLKMAELRSALETLGLENIKTYIQSGNVLFESNETQERLQGQIHAKIEKEFGISSPVIIRTNEELRQMIHECPFSEHKIKEADASSKGECLHVAMLSRVPFQAEVDNYLTYSNEKEKAVIKGRDVYLFFYDSILN, from the coding sequence TTGGCTAATTATATCGCTTTTTTAAGAGGGATTAATGTGGGGGGCCATAACAAGCTAAAAATGGCCGAGTTAAGGAGCGCATTAGAAACGCTTGGTTTAGAGAACATCAAAACTTATATTCAAAGCGGCAATGTCCTGTTTGAATCGAACGAGACCCAAGAACGTTTACAGGGGCAAATTCATGCAAAGATAGAGAAGGAATTTGGTATTTCCAGTCCCGTAATCATAAGAACAAATGAAGAGCTCCGCCAGATGATTCATGAATGTCCATTCTCTGAACATAAGATTAAAGAAGCAGACGCATCCTCTAAAGGGGAATGCCTCCATGTAGCGATGCTTTCGCGAGTTCCTTTTCAGGCTGAGGTAGACAACTATTTAACCTATTCTAATGAGAAAGAGAAGGCGGTTATTAAAGGAAGAGATGTCTATCTGTTTTTCTATGACAGCATTCTAAATTAG
- a CDS encoding anti-repressor SinI family protein: MDKQMVCHPQLDLEWIHLMRKAKELGLTVEEVREYFSKHSSISSKIVETKE, translated from the coding sequence TTGGATAAACAAATGGTGTGCCATCCTCAACTGGATCTAGAATGGATACATTTAATGAGAAAAGCAAAGGAATTAGGTCTAACTGTAGAAGAAGTAAGAGAGTACTTTAGTAAACATTCTTCTATATCTAGTAAAATTGTAGAAACGAAGGAATAA